AAATGCCGTGTTGTCACGTGGGACAAGCCCCGCCAAGGTGTCCGCCGTCAGCTCGAACACGTCCTCGATATGGTGATGAGTCAGCGTCTCGGCGGTGAACGCCTCGTTGGTGAACACGACCTGTAGCAACATCCATTCCGAGTGATACAGGCGGCTCTTGTCGTACTCGTTACGACTGAGGTGGAACTGATGGCGCGTGGCGCGGCTCGCCGCCTTCACCTCGATCCGCTTGACACGCGGCAGGCGGACCTCGATGTCATAGCCATAAGCGTCGGAGACTTCGGCGACATGGACCGGAGCCATGCCCTGACACCGCAACCCATGCAAGATCACCAACTCGCCGGCTGTTCCGAGAGCGCTCTTGACGTCGACGGAACTCGCAGCTGCCAGGTCAGCCGCCACATCGATGATGATTTGATCGAGGTTGGGCTCCAGCCACGACAAGATACGAAGGTCCTGGCTGGGAATGTACGCGCGAGACACAGTCGGCCCGCTGACGACGAGAGGCAGCCACGCCGGCGGCTCACACGTGAGCGCCAAGCGGGCCATCGCCGTCAGAGTGGCTCGATCAGCAGCTTGAGCGAGAGCCGCGAGCGGCCCTGCCAGGTCGATGCGATCGTCGACAATCGCTAATCGCCATCTGACCAGCGCGTCCGCCACTGCAGGAAGATCCGTTGCCGCGGCGAGAAAGGCGCCGTGCCGTTTGGCTGCGTTTATCCATGAGGGAATATCACGTCGTGGTGCCAGTGCTGCGGCCCAGGCGAGCAACACCGCAGCTTGGGCGAAGCCGCGACTGGGGACCATCAGCGGCTTTCCTGGAGCAGCGCGGCGACGGCCGCCATGTCGTCGGCGTACGCTGGCTGTTCGACCGTGTCGCCCTCGAGGTCCGGCAGCGCCACCTGCACCAACCCCGGATCGTCCATCAATCTGGCCAACGCTTCGACCTTGTCACGCAGCCGGGCATCGACGGCGTCGTCGATAGTGCCTGCGCTCAGGAGCAGAGTGAACCGCGTCTGTGTGTCTGCGGCCAGTCCCAGCCGATGGATTCGGTCCTGGCTCTGCAGGAAATGGCCAGCGTTGAACGTCCTGTCCAGGTAGACAGCGTGGTGTGACCAGTGGTGCAGGCTAACGCCTTCACCGCAGGCAGCCGGATTGGCCAGAAGGACATGACAGTCAGGG
The Catellatospora sp. IY07-71 DNA segment above includes these coding regions:
- a CDS encoding protein NO VEIN domain-containing protein, with the protein product MVPSRGFAQAAVLLAWAAALAPRRDIPSWINAAKRHGAFLAAATDLPAVADALVRWRLAIVDDRIDLAGPLAALAQAADRATLTAMARLALTCEPPAWLPLVVSGPTVSRAYIPSQDLRILSWLEPNLDQIIIDVAADLAAASSVDVKSALGTAGELVILHGLRCQGMAPVHVAEVSDAYGYDIEVRLPRVKRIEVKAASRATRHQFHLSRNEYDKSRLYHSEWMLLQVVFTNEAFTAETLTHHHIEDVFELTADTLAGLVPRDNTAFRWSESAIISPPAESWREYELRLPPGFRLPGLKVRSSLQIPGMRMATHDRTRR